The following is a genomic window from Clupea harengus unplaced genomic scaffold, Ch_v2.0.2, whole genome shotgun sequence.
TCCCGCAACCCTGGAGCCGTTCTTGGCTGGGTGAGTACTTGTAGGACATGTTTGCATTAGGTGACCGCTGAAATATACAGGCTTTTAATCAATTGGAAAAGTTCCACTTGAACTGGTTTGTTGCAGAACACCACCAAGCGTTTTCCTTTTGCTTAGCGGCTCATTTTGAGGCTGATAAAACTGGGAACCTTTGAATTCACTGCAGCCTACAAGAAGACTGTTTGGTGACAAGTCAGGGAGCGGTTCGCCGAACAGCTAGAAACGGATgatgctgtccatggtgctgagatCTCCTTCATGCCAGCTGTAGCCTCGTCGGAGTTTTTGAGTTTAACAGTGAGACCAGGCCGTTGGCTGATTCGAAATTTCTTCGCAAAAGTGCCAAATATGGTTATAATCTAGAAAACTTAAGAAATAACACGAGACTACAAGGaatgtaataaatacattttttatttaaatcaaatgtaaagatacccttacaaaaaccttcTTTCAGTGGACTTGAGACTTacaacacattgtaaatatttctggccaagacttttgaactctgaaccttgtaaacatagttGTTCACTACACATAGGGTGATTTCAGCCTTCAGCAATTCTCTGGTTTCACTACTAAATATTAGTAACTTCAGAGTAAccttttcctctccaaaaccagtgtccctacacaatgaatattgatgatatactgtaggtgcaaacaaacatttgattgCCCCTCCCCATTGTCACTGCTCATGGCCCACCTGTGAAATACAATGGCCAATAGGTAATGGGCCTGGCATGTCATTGTGGCATTCTGTCCCCACAACCATCAGTTTTGAAATCCCAAAAGACTATACAAATATGGACTCTTCAGCTGTAGGTTATATCTCAATAGATTACAGAAATGATCATTCCTCATCATGCCAAGCATTAAAACAGTTTCTCTCTGGTAGAAGGCAAAGGTAGACATGACATGCTCTGCACTTCCAAAGGGTTTTTGCTTGCTTTCCCCTATGCTTCCTGCAATATGCACAGGTCTTGCGGTTAGCATGAGCCTTCTTCCCAccatcagtgttcagctcaaccCCACAAACTGGAATGTGCAAATCACTGTCCTCCTTTACAGGAGCcttttgtgtctgagtgacaCCACACAGCTGTTCAGTGAGCTCCTCCCTGAAAGCCTTCTGGGTCATGCTGTCCTTGTGCATGTTTTGCATGAGTTCTTTGTGGAGAAGGTAGGCATTTGTTGCAGCAATATCCAGGAAGTGAATAAAGAGTTTCCTGTACCACTTCATggttttgtgctgtgctgtgtaataCTGGATCAACTCTCCTGGGAAACCTCCCATGaactcctccacacctcccatgAACTTGTTGTATTCTACCACAGGTGAGGGGCATGGAAAGGACTGTGAAGACCAGACACCCTGTCTGgatttcactcttctctttaCTGTATCCCCAGTGTAGGCTGCATGGATggtggagcagacagacacctcTTGTGTGTCCATCCATTTCACATAAACAAGAGGACCATCCCTTATCCAGCGGTACGTTCCTCCAGGGGACTTTTTTGTCAGTACATTGACATCACTGCGTGGACAGTCCCTCCGGGAATCTCGGTATGTTCCACAAGCACCAAACTTGAAAGCCAACAAGTCCTTGAAAAGCTTTGGGCTTGTATAGAAATCGTCCATGTACACGTGGTATCCAGATCCCAAATACTTTATGTCAATCAGTGACATGACAGAGTCATAAGAGAGGCCTTGCACTGTGGGGAAGTTGTTCTTTCCCGTGTATACGGAAAAGTCCAAAGTGTACCCATTGCTGGAGTCTGCTAGCACAAACAACttgaaatcatttgaaatggTATGTCCTTTGCAAGCCACCATATGCTGATCCACAGCAATGTTCCTGTGGGGATGATAGAATGCCTTACAGGCATTCTGGATGGTGTTCATGAGGGGTTTGAGCCGGAACAGTCCGTCGTGTGCTGAGGTTCCAGTCTGGgcatcattcactctctcctcatctgggTCGCTCATGTGCACATTCCAGGATATTGTTCTGTTCAACTCTGCCGGGAAAGGGAGTGAGAAGATGGTATTCTTCCAGTTGTCATTAATGTCACGCAGCTTGATCATGCCCATGTAGAATAACAGTCCAATGTATGACATATATGATTCAAAATCACCGTGCAGTTGACGGCAGTAACCTGAAATAATACACCCAACTAAGAGCAAATCATGGCATGCGTTTTACTCCCTATAAGTTAACCAACAGCATACATTGAGCTAGAGTCAAATGAATATACAAGACAAGAGTAAAATGAATATAACTTACTCAATACAAATATCTTCAGCGGGGTCAAAACGAAGCTCAAAGTGGATGCGTTCATCCTCAGTGTCTTCACCACTTTCATCCGAGGAGTGGTTGTCCTCCTCGCTCTCCAGATCAAGTTCCTCTTGAATCCGGTGCGAAGCCTCAGTAGCAGAGATAGGTAGCGGCATCTTGTGGCTCTTCAGTCGGAATGAAACCAACCCAACATGTGGACTTGTTTATACTGGTGAAATggggcgttttttttttgccacgtcatgacccaatagcgatCGCCAATTTACCATcctcttatcatatgaatagacccaatttgctaatgggtgggtcatTAGGAGCTGCGGCCTCAATCAGACACTGAAATGTGCAGGATTTTGGTtttattctccttacaaagtgtcctttttatgtgtctgtttcgTCTGACACGTTGTTTTTCGAGACGACAAAAAGACAGTTGAACGTATTcagaattgtgtgtttgtactttccGGCCGGATACAATCACAATACTGCTAAATCGTCAGTGGGGCCAGCGAAAAAAAGCTCAAATCATACTCATAGTTCTTTTCCCGAAGCGTGTCCATATTCGCTAATATTTCTTACGAATTTGAGTGGTGTCGGAATGAGCAAGGATTTCCGTCTTTACGCGCAGTGTATAATGCTATTTGATAGGCTGTTATCCGATCGCGTTGACAACATTTGCCTTGCCAACAGTTGCTAGCGCAGAAAGTCTTCTGAATTCTGATGCTGCGTTCGTTTGACGTGTCTGTTTTATGAGGTTTAAGGGCTATATAAACCCCGTCTTCTCAAGAATTATTCATTCAGCGCACTACCGCTGGAGAGAGCGCCACGTTTACCGTCGTCTGTGAGACATTTTGGCAGCTCTCTCGCACATTGGGTAGGGATAAACCCAGCAAGGAGGAAACGTACTGCCGGTAGAGTGGGCACGTTTCCCCTCTGTCGAGCCTTCTTCCTATCCCGCAACCCTGGAGCCGTTCTTGGCTGGGTGAGT
Proteins encoded in this region:
- the LOC122129174 gene encoding piggyBac transposable element-derived protein 4-like, with amino-acid sequence MGMIKLRDINDNWKNTIFSLPFPAELMARDRYRTISWNVHMSDPDEERVNDAQTGTSAHDGLFRLKPLMNTIQNACKAFYHPHRNIAVDQHMVACKGHTISNDFKLFVLADSSNGYTLDFSVYTGKNNFPTVQGLSYDSVMSLIDIKYLGSGYHVYMDDFYTSPKLFKDLLAFKFGACGTYRDSRRDCPRSDVNVLTKKSPGGTYRWIRDGPLVYVKWMDTQEVSVCSTIHAAYTGDTVKRRVKSRQGVWSSQSFPCPSPVVEYNKFMGGVEEFMGGFPGELIQYYTAQHKTMKWYRKLFIHFLDIAATNAYLLHKELMQNMHKDSMTQKAFREELTEQLCGVTQTQKAPVKEDSDLHIPVCGVELNTDGGKKAHANRKTCAYCRKHRGKQAKTLWKCRACHVYLCLLPERNCFNAWHDEE